One Gemmatimonadetes bacterium T265 genomic region harbors:
- a CDS encoding transcriptional regulator: protein MTYVSPMRRGAEHQVFQALADPSRRAIYEALARGEAAVQDITVRFALSQPAVSQHLATLKAAGLVSGRREGRHVYYRVEPRGLEPLVDWIAYYRAFWTEHVDRLEHLLERMDG from the coding sequence GTGACTTATGTATCGCCCATGCGACGTGGGGCCGAGCACCAGGTGTTCCAGGCGCTCGCCGACCCGAGCCGCCGGGCGATCTACGAGGCGCTCGCCCGCGGCGAGGCGGCGGTCCAGGACATCACCGTGCGCTTCGCGCTCTCGCAGCCCGCGGTCTCCCAGCATCTCGCCACGTTGAAGGCGGCCGGCTTGGTGAGCGGCCGGCGCGAGGGGCGCCACGTCTACTACCGGGTCGAGCCGCGCGGGCTCGAGCCGCTCGTCGACTGGATCGCGTACTACCGCGCGTTCTGGACGGAGCACGTCGACCGCCTCGAACACCTCCTGGAGCGGATGGACGGATGA